Proteins found in one Mucilaginibacter gracilis genomic segment:
- a CDS encoding DinB family protein, which produces MINERFECEILRASRTRLLQLIEKSDYEVLFKIPEGFNNNIIWQIGHCITSQQRHMYMRSGLPMHISKEFEDSFKIGSSPRSWKITPDVNEVKHLLIDTVNHLESDLESRLFVNYEPFELPMGFKVKNHVEALQAANYHEAEHSGKIFVYLKLLVKE; this is translated from the coding sequence ATGATTAATGAGCGTTTTGAATGTGAAATATTAAGAGCCAGCAGAACCAGGCTATTGCAATTGATTGAAAAAAGTGATTACGAAGTATTATTTAAAATTCCGGAAGGTTTTAACAATAATATTATTTGGCAAATTGGTCATTGTATCACTTCTCAACAGAGGCATATGTATATGCGTAGCGGATTACCAATGCACATATCTAAAGAATTTGAGGATTCTTTCAAAATTGGTTCATCTCCAAGGTCTTGGAAAATCACTCCTGATGTTAATGAGGTCAAACATTTATTGATTGATACAGTTAACCACCTTGAATCCGATCTGGAATCCAGATTATTTGTCAACTATGAGCCCTTTGAGTTACCCATGGGATTTAAAGTGAAAAATCATGTAGAGGCGCTACAAGCCGCCAACTATCACGAAGCGGAACATAGTGGAAAAATTTTCGTGTATTTGAAGTTATTAGTTAAAGAATGA
- a CDS encoding protein kinase domain-containing protein, translating into MGSQVFNGLQGKKYSLGNEIGSGGEGIVSEILEDATLVIKLYRDDLEQNKVDKLIYMSSIGNSELQKFAAWPIDIVKDNSSKTCGFVMRKLEGYVPIHKLFSPMDRKMLFPDKGYNFLIHVARNLAIAFHKIHQFDVVVGDVNEVNILVNKEAMIAFLDCDSFQVKNRNIYHFCEVGVPRYTPPEILVKNSFENVLRSINTDSFSLATLIFQLLFLGRAPFTGINSTTEEIEEEKAIITNEFAYSIKNKHKKLIPAKYGFAIENLTTELIELFHNAFEKNLDRPLPIHWAQGIANFNKEVIMCVHSELHIYPKKMPSCPWCDFKKKVGITYFFDDANLKELSELNDIDQFVNGFKIEKIEIQPIPNSYTNKDLRASPIPKKYVHLKHIHKGVIAAIIITTIGLCFISLAFFIGGGIIIAIFDSILQMDSKLRKELANRKKTYDDLKFAFDNITKHYNNPIILQSYNQSASKLNRQISDFKNLPNEYTLKSKRIEQRHYEVKYHAFLQRFDILYYTIPTFGPAKKLLLQKNGIRTAADISRLSSTRIAGIGPANIHVLERWQQRIGLNFTYIPDDIAIKKDIGILAVEIGRTKKKLEGELKVQYLNLQKMKSDVLTSAAMAEKQYLDINPKLQQAELDYKAFQAFIK; encoded by the coding sequence ATGGGAAGCCAAGTTTTTAATGGGTTACAGGGAAAGAAATATTCCCTTGGAAATGAAATAGGGAGCGGTGGAGAGGGAATCGTGTCAGAAATTTTAGAAGACGCAACCCTTGTAATTAAATTATATCGAGATGATTTAGAGCAAAACAAAGTAGACAAACTGATATATATGTCTTCTATTGGAAACTCAGAATTACAGAAATTCGCTGCATGGCCTATTGATATAGTTAAAGATAACTCATCAAAGACCTGTGGCTTTGTCATGAGAAAGCTTGAGGGGTATGTTCCAATACATAAATTATTTAGCCCAATGGATAGGAAAATGCTATTTCCAGACAAAGGGTATAATTTCTTAATTCACGTGGCGAGGAATTTGGCCATTGCATTTCATAAGATCCATCAATTTGATGTGGTGGTTGGAGATGTGAATGAGGTAAATATATTGGTCAATAAAGAAGCTATGATTGCGTTTCTTGATTGTGATTCATTTCAAGTTAAAAACCGTAATATATATCATTTTTGTGAAGTTGGTGTGCCTCGATATACACCGCCCGAAATATTAGTAAAGAACTCTTTCGAAAACGTTTTAAGATCAATTAATACGGATTCTTTTTCCCTCGCCACTCTCATATTTCAATTATTATTTTTAGGCCGAGCTCCATTTACAGGCATAAACTCTACAACAGAGGAGATCGAAGAAGAAAAAGCAATAATAACTAATGAATTTGCTTATTCAATCAAAAACAAACACAAAAAATTAATTCCAGCCAAGTACGGGTTCGCTATAGAAAATTTAACTACAGAATTAATCGAACTGTTTCATAACGCTTTCGAAAAAAACCTTGATAGACCGCTACCAATCCATTGGGCTCAAGGAATTGCGAATTTCAACAAAGAAGTGATAATGTGCGTTCACTCTGAATTACACATTTATCCCAAGAAAATGCCGAGTTGTCCGTGGTGTGACTTTAAAAAAAAAGTGGGTATAACTTATTTTTTTGATGATGCTAATCTTAAAGAACTTAGTGAACTAAACGATATCGATCAGTTTGTCAACGGGTTCAAAATAGAAAAAATAGAAATCCAACCAATACCCAATTCTTACACAAATAAAGATTTAAGAGCCTCACCTATTCCTAAGAAATATGTCCATTTAAAACACATTCATAAAGGTGTAATTGCAGCTATAATTATAACAACAATAGGCTTATGTTTTATAAGTTTAGCGTTTTTTATAGGTGGTGGTATCATCATCGCTATTTTCGATTCTATTCTGCAGATGGACAGTAAATTACGAAAGGAGCTTGCGAACAGGAAAAAAACATACGATGATTTGAAATTTGCTTTTGATAACATTACGAAGCACTATAATAATCCTATTATTCTTCAATCTTACAATCAATCAGCAAGTAAGTTAAATAGACAAATTTCTGATTTTAAGAATCTTCCAAATGAATATACCTTAAAAAGTAAGAGAATAGAACAAAGACATTACGAAGTTAAATATCATGCTTTCCTTCAGCGATTTGATATTTTATACTATACGATTCCCACGTTTGGGCCAGCTAAAAAGTTATTACTGCAAAAAAACGGAATTAGAACTGCCGCCGATATTTCACGACTTAGCAGTACCAGGATAGCGGGAATCGGCCCCGCCAATATTCACGTACTTGAACGCTGGCAACAGAGGATAGGATTGAATTTTACATATATTCCAGATGACATAGCCATTAAAAAAGACATAGGTATATTGGCAGTTGAAATTGGTAGGACGAAGAAAAAATTAGAAGGAGAATTAAAAGTTCAATATTTAAATTTACAAAAAATGAAAAGTGATGTTCTTACTTCTGCAGCGATGGCTGAAAAACAGTATTTAGACATTAATCCAAAGTTGCAACAGGCAGAGTTAGACTATAAAGCTTTTCAAGCTTTTATAAAATAA
- a CDS encoding helix-turn-helix domain-containing protein: MVEPTLHIGRKISKVRELKGIKQETLASLMGVSQQAISKIEQSPDVEDLALEKIAQALGVTADAIKNFTEEAVFNYFNNFHDNSTGDFRHHCTFNPLDKLMELVEENKSLYERLLASEKEKNELLKK; encoded by the coding sequence ATGGTAGAACCTACTTTACATATTGGTAGAAAAATCAGCAAGGTACGCGAGCTGAAGGGCATTAAACAGGAAACCTTGGCCAGCTTGATGGGGGTTAGTCAGCAAGCTATATCTAAAATTGAGCAAAGCCCTGATGTGGAAGATTTGGCTTTAGAAAAAATAGCCCAAGCGTTGGGAGTTACTGCCGATGCGATAAAAAACTTCACTGAAGAAGCAGTTTTCAACTACTTCAATAATTTTCACGATAACAGTACAGGTGATTTTCGTCACCATTGCACGTTTAATCCATTGGATAAACTAATGGAGCTTGTTGAAGAAAACAAAAGTCTATACGAACGCCTTTTGGCAAGTGAGAAAGAAAAAAACGAACTACTTAAAAAGTAG
- a CDS encoding IS4 family transposase, whose protein sequence is MNSGKYVFAQLLHFVDRYEFEKYVSKYNGDFRTRDFDCWNQFIQLFFGQLTSRNSLRDICVCLKAHKNKLYHLGIRKYVNQSTLSRANENRDCQIFADFGNYLIGKVRPLYVNEPVANVDIANEVFALDSTTVSLSLKLFSWAPGKYSRGAIKIHTLLDLRGNIPAFILITDGKYHDSNALDTIVPVSGAIYVMDKAYVDFIALYNIHNSGASFVTRAKDTMDYTVIESNFNIDPRSGLRGDKTILLNGYRSKKLYPEQLRLVEYYDDEKGAELIFLTNNFEVSALEVARLYRNRWQIETFFKWIKQNLTIKSLWGQSENAVNTHIWVAICTYLIVACVKHKLKSTLSIYEIMQILGISAFDKTPLKELLTEDQIIQNVKEQSNLFSKT, encoded by the coding sequence ATGAATTCAGGGAAATACGTTTTTGCGCAACTTTTGCACTTTGTTGACCGGTATGAGTTTGAGAAATATGTTTCAAAGTATAACGGCGATTTCAGGACAAGGGACTTCGACTGTTGGAACCAGTTTATTCAGCTGTTCTTTGGGCAGTTAACCTCCCGTAACTCTCTTCGGGATATTTGTGTTTGCTTAAAAGCCCATAAAAACAAATTGTACCATCTCGGTATCCGGAAATACGTAAACCAGTCTACTTTATCCCGTGCAAACGAAAACAGGGATTGCCAGATATTCGCGGATTTCGGTAATTACCTGATCGGAAAGGTTAGGCCGCTCTATGTCAATGAACCGGTTGCTAATGTGGATATTGCCAATGAAGTGTTTGCTTTAGACTCTACAACGGTTTCCCTGAGCCTGAAGCTGTTTAGTTGGGCTCCCGGAAAATATTCGCGCGGTGCTATTAAAATACATACGCTTTTAGACTTAAGGGGGAATATACCCGCTTTTATCCTGATCACCGACGGTAAATACCACGACAGCAATGCCCTTGACACAATAGTTCCGGTTTCAGGGGCCATATATGTTATGGATAAAGCCTATGTCGATTTTATTGCATTATATAATATACACAACAGCGGCGCGTCATTTGTTACACGGGCAAAAGACACCATGGATTACACTGTCATTGAGAGCAACTTCAACATTGACCCACGATCCGGTCTCAGAGGGGACAAGACCATCCTGTTGAATGGATACAGGTCTAAGAAACTTTATCCCGAGCAACTAAGGCTGGTGGAATACTATGACGATGAAAAAGGTGCTGAACTGATATTCTTGACTAATAACTTCGAGGTTTCTGCCCTGGAAGTTGCAAGGCTGTACCGCAACAGATGGCAAATAGAGACTTTTTTTAAATGGATCAAACAGAATTTGACCATTAAATCTCTCTGGGGGCAATCGGAAAATGCGGTAAATACTCACATTTGGGTCGCAATCTGCACTTACTTGATCGTTGCTTGCGTAAAGCATAAGTTGAAAAGCACCCTTTCCATTTACGAAATAATGCAGATTCTTGGGATCTCAGCTTTCGATAAAACTCCTTTGAAGGAGTTATTAACAGAAGATCAAATCATTCAAAATGTCAAAGAACAATCAAACTTGTTTAGTAAAACTTAA
- a CDS encoding HEPN domain-containing protein, giving the protein MNRQNLTLTTPQYNKLIEVINSLVTKYNVEYIYCFGCLNDVRSAASCFIEDVTIADNHYFLLMLTTDITRIEHSVQDHVTGAFPQMNITILVHGIETVTNEIQQGNRFFNTVCRDGLQLYSFNGLRLNTDFRNLNPSTTLSSAQKHYDHREGMALGFLQSASTCLEHGYYNNCVFQLHQAIEQACIMVIRIYMGYRSDMHNLARLINLCRCFSDEPFELFPRKTAEEKRQFQILIRSYSETRYKDQYKIDSADADKLFTQVVEFLNLIKMLCNKRLEQYRNEIPTVISLIENHTTEPVA; this is encoded by the coding sequence ATGAACAGACAGAACTTAACTCTCACTACGCCCCAATATAACAAGCTTATTGAGGTCATTAATTCCCTCGTTACCAAGTACAATGTGGAATACATCTATTGCTTTGGCTGCTTAAACGACGTTAGATCGGCGGCCAGTTGTTTTATAGAAGATGTTACAATAGCAGATAACCACTATTTTTTATTGATGCTCACTACAGATATAACACGTATTGAACATTCGGTACAGGATCACGTAACTGGTGCATTTCCACAAATGAACATTACTATACTTGTTCATGGTATAGAAACGGTTACTAATGAAATACAGCAGGGCAATCGTTTTTTTAACACGGTTTGCCGGGATGGTTTGCAATTGTATTCTTTTAACGGTTTACGTTTGAACACAGATTTCCGCAATTTAAATCCATCTACTACACTAAGCAGTGCACAAAAACACTACGATCATAGGGAGGGCATGGCGTTGGGCTTTCTGCAATCGGCCAGCACCTGTTTAGAACACGGGTATTACAACAATTGTGTATTTCAATTGCACCAAGCCATCGAACAGGCTTGTATCATGGTTATTCGTATTTATATGGGTTACCGTTCAGATATGCACAATCTTGCCCGGTTGATCAATCTATGCAGATGCTTTTCGGATGAACCGTTTGAACTATTTCCGAGAAAAACCGCAGAAGAAAAACGGCAATTTCAAATACTGATACGGAGTTATTCGGAAACCCGCTATAAAGATCAATATAAAATTGATAGTGCCGATGCTGATAAATTATTTACGCAGGTTGTAGAATTTCTTAATCTTATCAAAATGCTCTGTAATAAAAGGTTAGAGCAATATCGTAACGAAATACCAACAGTTATTAGTTTAATAGAAAATCATACTACTGAACCGGTAGCGTAA
- a CDS encoding RpnC/YadD family protein, translating to MAKIKDSNRTNRYDKIFRENMEIALPGVIRYLLGLDIVSSEEVPDEIQHTKERKPDLLKKVVDADGRNYILHIEYQAKADKDMVYRMAEYSIMLQWKYRTDIKQYVVFIGAGSPKMTESIEKEDFYFRYHLLSLSSVDYKIFLSANEPEEKLLAVLADFKNDDPVIALKSILTEVKSFAKSDLAEDRYFNQLRILVQLRNLETQFDEAMETVTKFFKEEKDPLYKRGEAKGKEEGEHLKAVAIAKELKSEGLANDFIAKTTKLSIEEVEKL from the coding sequence ATGGCAAAAATAAAAGATAGCAATCGGACAAACCGATACGATAAAATATTCAGGGAGAATATGGAGATCGCTTTGCCGGGCGTCATCCGGTATCTTTTGGGCTTAGATATTGTCAGCAGTGAAGAAGTACCGGACGAAATACAGCATACAAAGGAACGTAAACCAGACCTATTGAAAAAGGTCGTAGATGCGGATGGCCGGAATTATATATTACATATAGAATACCAGGCTAAGGCTGATAAAGATATGGTCTATCGGATGGCAGAATACAGTATCATGCTGCAATGGAAGTATCGAACGGATATCAAGCAATATGTAGTATTTATCGGTGCCGGCAGTCCTAAGATGACGGAGAGTATTGAAAAAGAGGATTTTTATTTTAGATATCACTTGCTCTCTCTTTCTTCTGTTGATTACAAAATCTTTCTGAGCGCGAACGAACCGGAAGAAAAATTACTCGCGGTGTTGGCAGATTTTAAAAATGATGATCCGGTTATCGCGTTAAAAAGTATTTTAACAGAAGTAAAATCATTTGCTAAAAGTGACTTGGCGGAAGATAGATATTTTAACCAGTTGCGTATATTGGTACAATTGCGTAACTTAGAAACACAATTTGATGAAGCTATGGAAACAGTAACTAAATTTTTCAAGGAAGAAAAAGACCCGCTGTATAAAAGAGGTGAAGCAAAAGGCAAAGAAGAAGGCGAACACCTAAAGGCTGTGGCTATCGCCAAAGAACTGAAAAGTGAGGGTTTGGCTAATGACTTTATTGCCAAAACAACGAAACTATCTATTGAAGAAGTAGAAAAATTATAA
- a CDS encoding site-specific integrase: protein MKTTNSFSLNFFIKKDKASKGNAPIYVRITVNGKFVDMSLKRRVKMDTWEQDDQKVTGNSPEARDIKEKIRQTKTEINNAYDELRFNKELVNAEAIKAKVEGIDEEQTTLLWLMNYHNTEIKKLLEDGTMKNYFTTERYVKEFLLKKKKRHDIYLSQLDYKFVVDFEIYLRQREPDKNQRPCANNTVMKHIERLRKMINIAVKNEWLIKDPFLRFERKIVNKDREALELEEIENIKGVKLDKDGQRIVRDVFIFSCYTGLSFADMCLLNNNHLVTDIEGEKWIEMIRHKTANFSGKKFFVLLLPEAIELINRYRNHPMAGYTKTIFPVFSNQATNRYLKAIAKEAKVDKKLTFHIARHTFATTITLENGVPMETVSGMLGHASLRTTQIYSKIKKKKVSNDMKVLRERLKQA, encoded by the coding sequence ATGAAAACAACAAATTCATTCAGTCTTAACTTTTTTATCAAAAAAGATAAGGCAAGTAAAGGAAACGCGCCGATTTATGTCCGCATTACCGTAAATGGCAAATTTGTAGACATGTCATTAAAGCGCCGTGTCAAAATGGACACGTGGGAACAGGACGATCAAAAGGTAACGGGTAACAGCCCTGAAGCCAGGGACATCAAGGAAAAAATTCGGCAGACAAAAACGGAGATCAATAACGCTTATGATGAACTGCGGTTTAATAAGGAATTGGTCAATGCTGAAGCTATCAAAGCAAAGGTTGAAGGTATTGACGAGGAACAAACTACTCTCTTGTGGCTGATGAACTATCATAATACGGAGATCAAAAAGCTACTTGAAGATGGCACAATGAAAAACTATTTCACTACCGAACGCTACGTAAAGGAGTTTCTATTAAAGAAGAAAAAGCGTCACGACATTTATCTTTCCCAACTGGATTACAAATTTGTTGTGGATTTTGAAATCTATCTACGCCAAAGAGAGCCGGATAAAAACCAAAGGCCATGTGCGAACAATACCGTGATGAAACACATTGAACGCTTGCGCAAAATGATTAACATAGCGGTTAAAAACGAATGGTTGATTAAAGACCCTTTTTTGCGTTTTGAGCGTAAAATCGTTAATAAAGATCGTGAAGCGCTTGAACTGGAAGAAATTGAAAATATTAAAGGGGTAAAACTGGATAAAGACGGGCAAAGAATTGTTCGGGACGTTTTTATATTTAGTTGCTACACCGGCTTGTCTTTTGCCGATATGTGTTTATTAAATAATAATCATTTAGTAACAGATATTGAGGGCGAAAAGTGGATAGAGATGATCAGGCATAAGACGGCAAATTTTTCCGGCAAGAAATTCTTTGTTTTGCTGCTTCCTGAAGCTATTGAACTGATAAACAGGTACAGAAATCATCCGATGGCAGGATACACAAAAACGATCTTTCCGGTATTTTCAAATCAGGCTACTAACCGTTATCTCAAAGCGATTGCTAAAGAGGCAAAGGTTGATAAAAAATTGACCTTTCATATCGCCCGACACACATTTGCTACAACAATTACTTTGGAAAACGGGGTGCCAATGGAAACTGTATCAGGGATGCTTGGACACGCCAGCTTGCGCACTACACAAATTTACTCCAAAATCAAAAAGAAAAAAGTTAGTAATGATATGAAGGTATTGCGGGAACGCTTAAAGCAAGCTTAA
- a CDS encoding protein phosphatase 2C domain-containing protein produces MNWKVIGQSVIGSSHTELSKGCEDAIKYCVINSGEENETLIGFISDGAGSAKYAAKASTLAVEQGIAIVQQWLIDGVEIQECDLIKLAEIVYDDLVALAGQYSAALNEFSCTLLGFIILPGKACFLQIGDGAIVKHGNDENFNFLWWPHNGEYHNTTTFLIDDINLLLMR; encoded by the coding sequence ATGAATTGGAAAGTTATTGGACAGAGTGTTATTGGTTCTTCACATACCGAATTGAGCAAAGGATGTGAAGATGCCATAAAATATTGTGTAATAAACTCAGGCGAAGAAAACGAAACGTTGATTGGTTTCATAAGCGATGGCGCAGGGAGTGCAAAATACGCAGCCAAAGCATCCACACTCGCGGTGGAACAAGGCATTGCTATAGTTCAGCAATGGCTAATAGATGGCGTCGAAATTCAAGAATGTGATTTAATTAAACTTGCAGAAATTGTTTATGATGATTTAGTGGCTCTTGCCGGGCAATATAGCGCAGCCTTAAACGAGTTTTCCTGTACTCTATTAGGTTTTATTATTCTCCCAGGCAAAGCATGTTTTCTTCAAATTGGTGATGGTGCAATAGTAAAACATGGGAACGACGAAAATTTTAATTTCCTTTGGTGGCCACATAACGGTGAATATCACAATACAACAACATTTTTAATTGATGATATAAACTTATTACTGATGCGTTAA
- a CDS encoding vWA domain-containing protein: MDDYISFEQIPFGTEDFALNPERRCPCMLLLDTSGSMSGHSIEQLNVGLTAFKDDLMKDSLASKRVEVSIITFGPVNIECQFQTADNFIPQKLSANGDTPIGAAITLGIDMVLQRIKVYKENGVGYYKPWVILVTDGAPTDNWSEAAQIIKENEEKNQLAFFSIAVDNADMDMLSKLSSVRPPLRLREHSFKEFFLWVSGSIKDVSRKNPGEHNKLLPPSGWAEI; the protein is encoded by the coding sequence ATGGACGATTATATTTCATTTGAGCAAATCCCTTTTGGGACGGAAGATTTCGCACTTAACCCGGAAAGGCGTTGCCCCTGCATGCTACTTTTAGATACATCTGGCTCTATGAGTGGACATTCAATAGAACAATTGAACGTGGGATTAACGGCTTTTAAAGATGACTTAATGAAAGATTCATTGGCATCTAAGCGTGTTGAAGTTAGCATAATTACTTTTGGACCAGTGAATATTGAATGTCAATTTCAAACAGCGGACAATTTTATTCCTCAAAAATTGTCCGCAAATGGCGATACTCCAATCGGTGCGGCAATAACATTGGGGATTGATATGGTTTTACAGAGAATTAAGGTGTACAAAGAAAACGGAGTTGGATATTACAAACCTTGGGTTATTCTTGTAACAGATGGAGCGCCCACAGATAATTGGTCAGAAGCGGCTCAAATAATAAAAGAGAACGAAGAAAAAAATCAACTTGCTTTTTTTTCAATTGCTGTTGATAATGCCGATATGGATATGCTAAGTAAATTATCCTCAGTCAGGCCACCATTAAGGTTGAGAGAGCATTCGTTTAAAGAGTTTTTTTTGTGGGTATCAGGATCAATAAAAGATGTTTCAAGAAAAAATCCAGGTGAGCATAATAAATTACTTCCACCATCCGGTTGGGCAGAAATATGA